One segment of Ziziphus jujuba cultivar Dongzao chromosome 12, ASM3175591v1 DNA contains the following:
- the LOC107403274 gene encoding uncharacterized protein LOC107403274 produces MDTKKFIQLVEEKKKRALEKKEAPLKWEQKLEAAAKAKADAEAKERKIKAVKHKRRSALESDSDNDTDADSSDGGRKSSKRSHKKYRKDSHSDSGDNEKRKEKKYKRKPKRRSSSSSDDDSDEECLFEGDKKRKKRNHKKHRHHDSRSDSSSDFSSGEDDETAKRRIHARRHRRHQRSDSSAPNSSSDEDNIRTRKRSHAKRHKHYRRSDSGSSDLSSYEDDGAFRRRSHTRRHKHHRRERSVDSSPSDSDCHKHDRWSQSLGKSSDDNHEEQGKPSRHKRHGYHHYGHHKQLHHHLDEEENLSHQHSAEPNRKFMEGGGDRKTTDKSTNDNEDGQRL; encoded by the coding sequence atggaCACCAAGAAATTCATTCAACTGGtcgaggagaagaagaaaagagctTTGGAGAAGAAGGAAGCCCCTTTGAAATGGGAACAGAAACTAGAAGCTGCTGCCAAGGCAAAGGCTGATGCTGAAGCCAAAGAgaggaaaataaaagctgtaaagCATAAAAGAAGATCTGCTTTGGAATCTGATAGTGACAATGACACTGATGCTGACAGCAGTGATGGGGGAAGGAAGTCTAGTAAAAGAAGCCACAAGAAATATAGGAAGGATTCCCACTCAGACTCAGGTGATAATGAGAAGAGAAAGGAGAAAAAGTACAAGCGAAAGCCGAAGAGAAGATCTTCCAGCTCCAGTGATGATGATAGTGATGAAGAGTGCTTATTTGAAGGAgataagaaaaggaagaagcGAAACCATAAAAAGCACAGGCATCATGATTCAAGGTCAGATTCCAGTTCTGATTTTTCAAGTGGTGAGGATGATGAAACAGCGAAGAGGAGAATTCATGCAAGGCGACACAGACGCCACCAGAGATCAGATTCTAGTGCTCCTAACTCTTCCAGTGATGAGGATAATATCAGAACTAGAAAGAGAAGTCATGCCAAGCGCCACAAACACTACCGGCGGTCAGATTCTGGCTCTTCAGATTTGTCAAGTTATGAGGATGATGGTGCATTTAGGAGGAGAAGCCATACGAGACGTCATAAACATCATCGACGAGAACGTAGTGTTGATTCAAGTCCATCAGATTCTGACTGCCACAAGCATGATAGGTGGAGCCAATCTTTAGGCAAGTCATCAGATGACAACCATGAAGAACAAGGTAAACCGTCAAGGCACAAGAGACATGGTTACCATCATTATGGTCATCACAAACAACTGCATCATCACTTGGATGAGGAGGAAAATCTCTCGCACCAGCATTCAGCTGAACCAAACCGAAAGTTCATGGAGGGAGGAGGGGACAGAAAAACAACTGATAAAAGCACAAATGATAATGAAGATGGACAGCGTCTGTAA
- the LOC107429350 gene encoding MLP-like protein 34, with amino-acid sequence MPQIRKGEQQIEVKASAEKLYGMWKQKPYEIAIAAPDQIQSCELREGQWGKVGSVLHWKYTHGDGKVRIAEERVEEIDDENYSITFAKIGGDVMEHLKSFNATLKFIPKEAGCVVQWISEYESKHEIPVMPAGSANSNKDEYVVDLIKSVDAYLSKA; translated from the exons atgccTCAAATCAGGAAGGGGGAGCAACAAATAGAAGTCAAAGCCTCTGCTGAGAAGTTGTACGGTATGTGGAAGCAGAAGCCATACGAGATCGCCATTGCTGCCCCTGATCAAATTCAAAGCTGTGAATTACGTGAAGGTCAATGGGGCAAAGTGGGTTCTGTCCTTCACTGGAAGTATACCCATGGAG ATGGGAAAGTTAGAATTGCCGAGGAGAGAGTGGAAGAAATTGATGATGAAAACTATTCTATCACTTTCGCAAAGATCGGAGGAGATGTTATGGAACATCTAAAGAGTTTCAATGCCACGTTGAAGTTTATACCAAAAGAAGCTGGCTGCGTAGTGCAGTGGATTAGCGAATATGAGAGCAAGCATGAAATACCTGTTATGCCTGCAGGGTCAGCCAACTCCAACAAGGATGAATATGTTGTTGACCTCATCAAAAGCGTTGATGCTTACCTTTCTAAGGCATAA
- the LOC132799297 gene encoding MLP-like protein 34, with product MAQIIKEELEIEVKASVEKFYGLWKQKPYQIPGAASAQIQSCELREGQWGIVGSVLYWKYTHTDGKARAAEERVEEIDDENYSITFVKIGGDVMEHLKSFKVTMKFIPKGEGSMVQWISEYESKYDGIVMPAGSANSKMDEFLVGLIKNIDAYLSKA from the exons ATGGCTCAAATCATTAAGGAAGAGCTAGAAATAGAAGTCAAAGCCTCTGTAGAGAAGTTCTATGGTTTGTGGAAGCAGAAGCCATACCAAATCCCCGGTGCAGCCTCTGCACAAATTCAGAGCTGCGAATTGCGTGAAGGTCAATGGGGAATAGTGGGTTCTGTCCTATACTGGAAATATACCCATACAG ATGGAAAAGCTAGAGCCGCGGAAGAGAGAGTGGAAGAGATAGACGACGAAAACTATTCGATCACTTTCGTAAAGATCGGAGGAGATGTTATGGAGCATTTGAAGAGCTTCAAAGTGACAATGAAATTTATACCAAAAGGAGAGGGCAGCATGGTGCAGTGGATTAGCGAATATGAAAGCAAGTATGATGGAATCGTTATGCCTGCAGGGTCAGCCAACTCCAAGATGGATGAATTTTTAGTTGGCCTCATCAAAAATATTGACGCTTACCTTTCAAAGGCATAA